One genomic region from Haloterrigena gelatinilytica encodes:
- a CDS encoding 30S ribosomal protein S17e, translated as MAIKPAYVKKTGTILLERYPDAFTTDFEQNKESVEKLTNVESKGVRNRIAGYVTRKKSSQAAAA; from the coding sequence CTACGTCAAGAAGACGGGGACCATCCTCCTGGAACGGTACCCGGACGCGTTCACGACCGACTTCGAGCAGAACAAGGAAAGCGTCGAGAAGCTCACGAACGTCGAATCCAAGGGCGTTCGCAACCGCATCGCGGGCTACGTCACCCGCAAGAAGAGTTCGCAGGCGGCCGCAGCGTAA